Proteins found in one bacterium genomic segment:
- a CDS encoding c-type cytochrome, producing the protein MKRCAVLVLAFNLIYLACEKDEPREDPLVTRGRQLFNDTRLSRDNDQSCATCHPNGHMDHRRWHFSAIHGTTDGVPDSFRTLTLWGISETGPPYLWDVSRRDLHAVTRLYVDTIMGGTANEDDIEALVAYQNSLKFPVNPWRNADGSLTPAQQRGKIVYETNGFCSPCHPAPTGTTTKPKDIGTGLLVKTPGLRSLFSSGPYFHDGRFKTLREVIDFYIADPGGILHSSGFVINLTEQEKNDLIEYLRTF; encoded by the coding sequence ATGAAACGTTGCGCAGTACTGGTACTGGCTTTCAACCTCATTTATCTTGCATGTGAAAAGGACGAACCCCGTGAAGACCCGCTGGTAACGCGAGGCCGTCAGCTTTTTAACGATACACGGTTATCGCGCGATAACGATCAAAGTTGTGCTACATGCCATCCCAACGGTCACATGGATCATCGGCGCTGGCATTTTTCTGCGATTCACGGTACAACGGATGGCGTGCCGGATTCATTCAGAACGTTGACGTTATGGGGAATTTCTGAAACGGGGCCGCCGTATTTGTGGGATGTCTCGCGGCGGGATTTGCATGCCGTCACGCGTTTGTATGTCGATACCATCATGGGCGGCACGGCCAACGAGGATGATATTGAAGCCTTGGTAGCGTATCAGAATTCTTTAAAATTTCCAGTGAATCCATGGCGAAATGCCGACGGAAGTTTGACACCGGCGCAGCAACGCGGTAAAATTGTATATGAAACCAACGGATTTTGTTCGCCATGTCATCCGGCGCCGACCGGCACGACGACTAAACCTAAAGACATTGGAACGGGTTTGTTGGTCAAAACCCCTGGTTTGCGTTCGTTATTTTCTTCCGGTCCTTATTTTCATGACGGGCGTTTTAAAACACTGCGGGAAGTGATCGATTTTTATATAGCGGACCCTGGCGGGATCCTTCATTCATCGGGGTTTGTCATTAACTTGACTGAACAAGAGAAAAACGATTTGATCGAATATTTGCGGACTTTTTAA
- a CDS encoding c-type cytochrome — protein MIRWIFFVVIGIGLITVTACDKDEISEETLITQGRMLFNSEKFRCSQCHPNGDMDGKLWKLGFPPRVSADSVATPSLFGVRDTPPYLWLGEGGSDLRELTKVVIDSILNESATDEELDQLAAYQRSLVVPANPWRNTDGSLTENQQRGKSVFENQGHCGKCHSGSESTGHFKIQIRVNTPPIDVPSLRWVFATAPYFHDHKSLTLADVINYYADSVTTTQMTTWGWNARGIYDIELSQQERLDLLEYLRSL, from the coding sequence ATGATTCGGTGGATTTTTTTCGTAGTCATTGGCATTGGATTAATAACAGTGACAGCCTGCGACAAAGATGAAATTTCGGAAGAAACGCTCATCACGCAAGGCCGTATGCTGTTTAATAGTGAAAAATTCAGATGCAGTCAATGTCATCCCAACGGTGACATGGACGGAAAATTATGGAAACTGGGTTTTCCTCCAAGGGTCTCAGCCGATTCTGTCGCTACGCCGTCACTTTTTGGGGTTCGCGATACCCCGCCATATTTGTGGCTTGGCGAAGGCGGTTCCGATCTGCGGGAATTAACCAAGGTAGTTATTGACAGTATTTTGAATGAATCGGCGACCGATGAAGAATTGGATCAACTTGCTGCTTATCAGCGTTCTTTGGTTGTGCCGGCCAATCCGTGGCGAAATACAGATGGATCACTGACGGAAAACCAGCAGCGCGGTAAAAGCGTATTTGAAAATCAAGGGCACTGCGGCAAATGCCATTCGGGATCGGAGTCTACAGGACACTTCAAAATTCAGATTCGTGTTAATACGCCGCCAATTGATGTGCCGTCGCTTCGTTGGGTTTTTGCAACGGCGCCGTACTTTCACGACCATAAATCGCTAACGCTGGCGGATGTCATTAATTATTATGCCGATTCGGTGACGACGACACAAATGACAACATGGGGATGGAATGCACGCGGAATATATGATATTGAACTCAGCCAGCAAGAAAGACTCGATCTGTTAGAATATTTACGTTCGTTATGA
- a CDS encoding carboxypeptidase regulatory-like domain-containing protein, protein MKLIVSLFSAVALLGFVKFSESSKFFKSIKDLPMVKPAPNFSEAAALPAGEGKITGKVFVNKSSGTKARSTKGLYGKNASKIVQNSANDRQAVVFIEKISGQFPIPQSRPVMRQKNITIVPHVLPVLIGSTVDFPNEDNIYHNIFSLSSVKSFDLGRYANGKSKSVTFNKFGEVKVFCDIHSSMSGYIIVLQNPYFATTGSDGSYSITGIPSGTYKVGAWHENGGTQWLTIAVESGQTATADFSF, encoded by the coding sequence ATGAAGTTAATCGTAAGTTTATTCAGTGCAGTCGCGCTGCTGGGATTTGTAAAATTCAGCGAAAGTTCAAAATTTTTCAAGTCGATCAAAGATTTACCGATGGTCAAACCTGCGCCGAATTTTTCCGAAGCCGCCGCTTTGCCGGCCGGAGAAGGAAAAATAACCGGAAAGGTTTTTGTTAACAAGTCCTCTGGAACAAAAGCTCGTTCCACTAAAGGCTTGTATGGCAAGAACGCATCGAAGATTGTTCAGAATTCAGCCAATGATCGTCAGGCCGTCGTATTTATCGAAAAAATCTCCGGACAATTTCCGATACCGCAAAGCCGTCCTGTGATGCGTCAGAAAAACATAACCATTGTGCCGCATGTCTTGCCCGTACTTATTGGCTCGACAGTCGATTTTCCCAATGAGGATAATATTTACCATAACATTTTTTCTCTTTCTTCGGTCAAATCGTTCGATTTGGGCCGTTATGCCAATGGCAAAAGTAAATCCGTTACGTTCAATAAATTCGGTGAAGTAAAAGTGTTCTGTGATATCCATTCTTCCATGAGCGGTTATATCATTGTTTTGCAGAATCCGTATTTTGCAACGACCGGGTCGGACGGCAGTTATTCTATCACGGGAATTCCTTCGGGGACTTATAAAGTTGGTGCATGGCATGAAAACGGAGGAACCCAATGGCTGACCATTGCAGTGGAAAGCGGGCAAACGGCTACAGCGGATTTTTCTTTTTAG
- a CDS encoding sigma-54 dependent transcriptional regulator — MEALSADFGWYTFNTSSVRFELLRASSRLHAKTLSQKPRVGFIHIPIGDPKRPFAAIAVTKSADLALIRQLTAHIAARYEGLKALQKNQFEFLILHELVRDLSHTTSLKFTASLLTSKIKILLGCKHAYFFYSQEGKHFTCYGHWKYGENISFSLPHDKSIHDTQKFSKIVRDWIDRQHLPIESLSYWQPFVFNDPDSNRSRLIAMLGISEKWQGEWTDDDRQILQMIAYQTVPIIRNAERFENLVELNHVLQEELNVDASFGDIIGRNPKMTAIYKTLERFAKSEKNSTVLIRGETGTGKELIARVIHQQSRRSHGPMIAVNCGAIPRELIESELFGHEKGAFTGAQSMKKGKFELANGGTIFLDEIGDLPQDAQVKLLRVLQERVVERVGGSVPIPLDIQVVAATHVPLETLIKQKKFREDLYYRLNIFPIELPPLRERKDDLPLLIKYLADKHSRRTVSENINDYVTRDCLESMQSYAWPGNVRELENVIERVLILGRLPITHEHLPPEIRTQFSEGISSPQKENLADEILRIKASLSEIEKKYYGSEKNIPVDTGDFTTIELSFLTTLRDHHFKTDETAKSLNLSVFRVRDIFKGLCFKAYVDNGYDSDRAALAIAQHPFLKEKVKGKLSGYIENIAEQFASHPKKYSETVAFRNYSNKIPLEYRSYLPSIIEHLSKSKKKNPL; from the coding sequence ATGGAGGCCTTGTCAGCGGATTTCGGTTGGTATACTTTCAATACTTCCTCGGTCCGTTTCGAACTACTCCGTGCTTCGTCGAGATTACATGCAAAAACCTTATCGCAAAAACCACGTGTCGGATTCATCCATATTCCTATCGGAGATCCTAAGAGACCTTTCGCCGCAATTGCCGTAACGAAATCAGCCGATCTCGCACTTATTCGGCAATTGACGGCACACATTGCAGCCCGTTATGAAGGGTTAAAGGCATTACAAAAAAATCAATTTGAATTCCTGATCCTTCATGAATTAGTGCGTGACCTAAGCCATACCACTTCTCTTAAATTTACAGCTTCATTGCTGACCAGTAAAATTAAAATATTGCTGGGTTGTAAACACGCCTATTTTTTTTATTCACAAGAAGGCAAACATTTTACGTGCTACGGACATTGGAAATATGGAGAGAATATATCGTTTAGTCTTCCTCATGATAAAAGCATCCATGACACTCAAAAATTTTCCAAGATCGTCCGTGATTGGATTGATCGCCAGCATCTTCCGATCGAATCCCTATCATATTGGCAGCCTTTTGTATTCAATGATCCGGATTCGAATCGTTCACGCCTGATTGCAATGCTTGGCATCTCTGAAAAATGGCAAGGTGAATGGACTGATGACGACCGCCAGATTTTACAAATGATCGCGTATCAAACCGTACCGATCATCCGTAATGCCGAGCGTTTTGAAAATCTTGTCGAATTGAATCATGTTTTGCAGGAAGAACTCAATGTGGACGCCTCATTCGGTGATATTATCGGTCGCAATCCTAAAATGACAGCTATTTACAAGACTCTGGAACGTTTTGCGAAAAGTGAAAAAAATTCGACCGTCTTGATTCGCGGAGAAACCGGCACCGGTAAAGAATTGATTGCGCGTGTTATTCATCAACAGAGCCGCCGTAGCCATGGTCCAATGATTGCGGTCAATTGCGGCGCTATTCCGCGCGAACTGATCGAGAGCGAACTCTTCGGACATGAAAAAGGCGCCTTTACAGGTGCGCAATCGATGAAGAAAGGTAAATTCGAACTGGCCAACGGTGGTACAATTTTCTTGGATGAAATCGGCGATCTGCCGCAGGATGCCCAGGTCAAACTCCTGCGGGTTCTGCAAGAGCGTGTCGTTGAACGTGTCGGCGGCTCGGTTCCGATTCCTTTGGATATCCAGGTCGTTGCAGCAACGCATGTGCCGCTCGAAACATTGATTAAACAAAAAAAATTTCGCGAAGATCTTTATTATCGTCTGAATATTTTTCCGATCGAACTTCCTCCTTTGAGAGAACGCAAAGATGATTTACCGTTGCTGATTAAATATTTAGCGGATAAACATTCGCGGCGTACTGTCAGCGAAAATATTAACGATTACGTGACTCGTGATTGCCTTGAAAGCATGCAATCATATGCATGGCCCGGTAACGTACGCGAGCTTGAAAACGTTATTGAACGAGTGCTGATTCTTGGGCGCCTGCCTATCACACACGAACATTTGCCGCCGGAGATTCGGACTCAATTCTCGGAGGGAATTTCATCACCGCAAAAAGAAAATCTGGCTGATGAAATTTTGCGCATCAAAGCTTCCTTATCCGAAATTGAAAAAAAGTATTACGGCAGCGAAAAAAACATCCCGGTTGACACAGGAGATTTTACAACTATCGAACTGTCATTTCTTACAACGCTGCGGGATCATCATTTTAAAACGGATGAGACGGCTAAGTCACTCAATCTGAGTGTTTTTAGGGTACGCGATATTTTCAAAGGCTTATGTTTCAAGGCCTATGTCGATAACGGATATGACTCGGATAGAGCTGCTTTGGCAATCGCACAACATCCTTTCCTTAAGGAAAAAGTAAAAGGCAAATTGTCCGGTTATATTGAAAACATTGCCGAACAATTTGCCTCTCACCCAAAAAAATATTCAGAAACCGTGGCGTTTCGAAACTACTCCAACAAAATTCCGCTCGAATACCGATCTTATCTGCCCTCGATCATCGAACATTTGAGTAAATCTAAAAAGAAAAATCCGCTGTAG
- a CDS encoding STAS domain-containing protein, which translates to MKSLQLSPEFYKKTTIVLINGEFNQYEGEADIRALVDTYMEILGTTKQKDFILEFDTPYIGTVGINTLTEIYQVVSDHGGKLIFVNFPKNEIRYLEITGFIHYVQCLSGRSQLE; encoded by the coding sequence ATGAAATCGCTTCAACTTTCACCTGAATTCTATAAAAAGACGACCATTGTTCTCATTAACGGCGAATTCAATCAATATGAAGGCGAGGCCGATATTCGCGCCTTAGTTGATACGTATATGGAAATTCTCGGCACAACGAAGCAAAAAGATTTCATCCTGGAATTCGATACTCCGTATATCGGTACAGTCGGAATCAACACATTGACCGAAATCTACCAGGTTGTTTCCGATCACGGCGGTAAATTAATATTTGTCAACTTCCCGAAAAACGAAATACGTTACCTCGAAATCACGGGTTTCATTCACTACGTCCAGTGTCTTTCCGGACGTTCTCAATTGGAATAA
- a CDS encoding tetratricopeptide repeat protein produces the protein MKVKVVAMICLLIAVIAGCSPTSKMKPDDYFKATDSLVAQNKIEEGLKMLDDVVAAFPKDTAVIIKSWTASADIYAVHLQDFPKAIASLQRIIDTYPQTSQATVSLFKIGFTYETIAHDMEKAKVTYEEFLKKYPQHELAASVKVSLDHLGESDDELLERILNKNEKLDEKTALKAKEKAK, from the coding sequence ATGAAAGTAAAAGTAGTAGCCATGATTTGCCTGTTAATAGCCGTGATAGCCGGTTGTTCACCAACGTCCAAAATGAAACCGGACGATTATTTCAAAGCCACGGATTCTCTTGTCGCACAGAACAAGATCGAAGAGGGCTTGAAAATGCTTGACGATGTCGTGGCGGCTTTTCCAAAAGACACGGCAGTGATTATCAAATCGTGGACAGCATCGGCCGATATTTATGCCGTACATTTGCAGGATTTTCCCAAAGCGATTGCATCGTTGCAACGCATTATCGATACGTATCCCCAAACATCTCAAGCGACCGTGAGTTTATTTAAGATTGGATTTACTTACGAAACAATCGCTCACGATATGGAAAAAGCCAAAGTAACTTATGAAGAATTTCTAAAAAAATACCCTCAACACGAATTGGCTGCGAGTGTAAAAGTTTCCCTTGATCACCTCGGTGAATCCGACGATGAGTTGCTTGAAAGGATTCTTAATAAGAACGAAAAACTTGACGAGAAGACAGCATTAAAAGCCAAAGAAAAAGCAAAATAG